The Syntrophorhabdaceae bacterium DNA segment CGGGGCGAACTGCGTGATAGCTGCATTGGATGCAGCCTTTCGATGGGCAACGGCGAAGGCGTCGTCCACGTAGACATCGCACAGCTTCGCGAGCTCTTTAGCAAACTCGGGATCATTCTTCTCATCGCCGATATGAAACCTGAGGTTTTCAAGCAGAATCACATCCCCCTGCCTCATGGCCGCCACGGCCTTTTCCACGGCTTCGCCCACGCAGTCATCCACAAAGGTTACATCCTTCTTGAGCAGCTTCGAGAGGACCGCGGTGACGGGCCGTAACGAGAGTTTATCGACCCGCTGTCCTTTGGGCCTTCCCATATGTGACATGAGAATCACCTTTGCGTTTCTCTCCAGGCAATAGCCGATTGTCCTCAAGTGCGCCTTTATCCGGGTGTCATCGGTAATGGCCCCGGCCTCATTCACGGGAACGTTAAAGTCCGTGCGCATGAGGATTCTCTTGTTGTTTATATCGACTTCGTCTATGCACTTCATCACGGCACCTCCGACCGAACGACTTGAATGTTCAGGTGTGACATTAGCGAGCTAAGGGTACAGCACATTTCTTACTTCATGACGAACGATAATAGTTCGCACAACCATACTCAGGGGCTCGCGTCGCCCCCTCCGGCAGCAAAGCTGTCGGAGCCACCCCCTCTCGCTCCCGTAGGGAGCTAAGGGTACTGCACATTTCTTACTTCATGACGAACGATAATAGTTCGCACATTCTGTTTGAAAAACCCCATTCATTGTCATACCAGGAGAGTACCTTTGCCATGTTGCCGCCAATTACGTAGGTATTCTCGAGGTCAATTATTGAAGAGTGCTTGTTTCCGTTAAAGTCCTTGGATACAAGAGGTTCATCGCAGCAGGCGAGGATGCCTTTCATGGGTCCTTCAGCGTATGCACGAAATTTTGCATTGATTTCATCTTTTGTCGTCTTTGTCGAGAGCGTTGCAACGAAATCAACCACTGACACATTCGGGGTCGGCACGCGAATTGATATACCGTCCAGTTTGCCTTTGAGCTCCGGCATGACTTCCGACATGGCCTTCGCAGCTCCTGTAGTAGTCGGTATCATCGAAAGCGCTGCCGCGCGGGCTCTCCTCAAGTCGCTATGCGGCTCGTCATGAATTCGCTGATCATTCGTATAAGCATGGATCGTAGTCATCAACCCGTATTCAATCCCGAACTCCCTTTGCAATATTTTTGCAACCGGCGCCAGGCAATTTGTCGTACAGGAACCCATGGAAATAATGTTGTGTTTCCCCTTATCGTAAACTTCTTCATTTACACCAAACACGAAGGTCACATCCGGTTTTTTCGCCGGGGCCGACACGACAACCTTTTTCGCGCCCGCGCTCAGATGTTTCTCGCCCCCTTCCCTGTCAGTAAACTTTCCCGTGCTCTCAAGCACCACATCAATGCCCAAGTCTTTCCAGGGCAGTTTTTCCGGCTCCTTCGTCTGAAACGTCTTAATGTCAACCCCGTTGACGGCAATGGCGTTGTCTTTAGCCTTAATATCGGCATCGATGATGCCGTGAATGGAATCGTACTTCAGGAGATGGGCAAGCGTCTTCGGGTCCGTAATGTCATTGATGGCCACAAATTCAACGTCTTTGTTCTTGAGGCCTGCCCTGAGAACTAATCGTCCGATTCTTCCGAAACCGTTTATCGCTACTTTTACGGGCATATCAACCTCCCCTGTTTTTGAGTTTATAGTAATGCATGAAAGCCTTGATTGTCAACCACTTTCTCCGCAAACACGAGGTCTTTATTGCGACTATAAGCGGTCAGTTGGCCGGGGATTGATCTACCTTTCCGCTGCGCAAAAGACGTATGCCCACAAGCACATAGTGGCAACCGGAGATAACGGTGAAAAACGCAGCGGCATAGATGAAGGCCGCGTCAAACCTTCCGCTTACGAACCAAAGGAAATACAGGATCACGGCGATCTGACTTACAGTCGTGATCTTACCCAGGATCGTCGGAACAGGCTTGACCGTACGAGCAAGCCTGTAGAGGAACAAGAAGCCGCCGGCGATTACCATGTCCCTCAAAAGAACAAGGATGAGAAGCCATGAGGGAAGAATATTTTTGAAGCTCAGCATCACGAATGCGGCAATGAGCATGGTCTTGTCCGCCAGAGGATCAAGAAAGGCCCCGAGGGTTGTCTTGAGCCCGAAGACCCGGGCGATGAACCCATCGAGCAGGTCCGTAATACCCTGGAGGATAAAAAGGTACAGCGCGTAATTAAGTCTGTCGTGATAGACCGCGAGAATAAAGAAAATAGTAATAAAGAGCCGGAAAATGGAGAGGAGATTAGGAACGTTCATTCTCTGTAAAGGTTTTTGAAGGTTGTAAGTTTGTCGATGAATGCCAGTTCAACCGTATCAGTGGGCCCGTTCCTTTGTTTGCCGATTATCACTTCGGCAATGCCTTTATTGTCTTCCTTGTCCTTATTATACACTTCGTCACGGTAAATGAACATAATAACATCGGCGTCCTGTTCGATGGCGCCCGATTCACGGAGGTCGGCGAGCCGCGGTCTCTTATTCTCTTTTTCTCTCTGCTCCGGGGCCCTGTTCAACTGCGATATGGCGATGATAGGGACGTAAAGCTCCTTTGCAAGGGCCTTGAGAAACCTCGATATCTCTGATATTTCCTGCTCGCGCCTGTCCGTCCCCGTTCTTCCCCGCATGAGCTGGAGATAATCGACCACAATGAGGCCAAGCCCGTGTTCCTTTTTAAGCCTTCTGGATCGGGCCCGCAGTTCCAATACGGAGAGCGACGGGGAATCGTCAATGTACATGAGGGCATCGCTCAAACGGCCCGCGGCTTCGGCAAGCTTGGGCCATTCGGCCCGGGACAAAGTCCCCGTTCTCAGCTTCGAGTGCTCGATCTCCGATTCGGAGCTTAAGAGCCTTGTCACGAGCTGTTCTTTGGACATTTCCATGGAAAATATCCCCACCGGGACAGAAGCCTCTTTTATGGTCGCCACGTGCTGGGCGATGTTCATGGCGAAGGCAGTCTTGCCCATACTGGGCCTACCCGCCACAACAATGAGGTCTGAGTTCTGGAGCCCGCTTGTGAGTCTGTCGAGCTCCGAGAATCCTGTGGGTATACCGGTGACGGTTTGTTTCTTCTCATAGAGGCGTTCTATGGTCTTAACGTTCTCCATGACAAAATCTTTGATCGAATAAAAAGCCGGTTTAAATTTGTTCTCGGCAACCTGAAAGATCATTCTTTCAGCTTCGTCGATATAGCCATCCACGTTCGCGTCTGTTTCGAAACCCTTTTCGATGATCTCCGTTGCTACGTTCATAAGGCTCCGAAGCAGCGCCTTCTCCTTGATCATCTTGGCGTAGTGGGCGATATTTGCCGCGCTCGGCATGAGGTCCACAAGCGTGTTCAGGTAGGTCACGCCTCCGATGCCCTCCAGTATGCCTTTGTCACGGGCGAGACTGCTTACGGTAATGAGATCGATAGCGTCGTTGCGCTCGTAGAGATCGAGCATCATTTCGTAAATTTTCCCGTGGGCGTCACGGTAAAAATCGGCGGGACCGACGATGTCGGCAACCTTGTTTATGGCCTCTGCGTCCACAAGCACGCCCCCGAGAAGAGACTGCTCCGCCTCGATGTTCTGAGGCGGGACGCGGCTTGTCGTCTGATTCGTCTCCCTGGTGTTCTTTTGGGGCCTCGCCATGGCTTATTCTTCTTGTTTTTCTACCTCGATTTTTACGCTGGCGTTCACATCCTGAGTCAGATGAATCGACACCGTATGGCTTCCCGTCATCTTGATCGGCTCGTCGATTCTGATCGCCTTCTTGTCGATCTCCAGGCTACAGGCGTTCTTAATTGCTTCTGCGATGTCTTTGTGAGTGACGGAACCAAAGAGCCTTCCGTCGCTTCCGGCTCTCATCTTCAAGACGAGGGAGAGTTCTTCCAGCTGCGCCCTCTGGTCTTCGGCATTCTTCATATCCCTCTTTCTTTTATTATCAAGGCCCCTGACGATACTGTCGAGGCGAGTCACATTGCCTTCCGACGCAGGGATCGCGAAGCCTCTCGGAATCAGGAAGTTTCTTCCATATCCGTCCTTCACACTCACCGTGTCTCCTTTTTTTCCGGTGCCCCGTACATCTTCGGTTAGTATAAGCTTCATAAAAAAACCTCCGTCATCTCGTTAATGTGGTGAAAGGAAGAAAGGCGATATGGCGCGCCATCTTTATCGCTTCCTTCAGTTTTCTCTGGTGATTGGCGCAGGTTCCCGTCATTCTTCGGGGCATTATCTTACCCCGCTCGGTGATATAAAACTTCAACATCTTCGGGTCTTTGTAATCGATGGCTAGGTTGGCGTCCTGGCAGAATCTGCAGACCCTCCTCCTTACATACATCCTCTTTTTTTGACCATCCTGAGATCTTGCCGGCCTTGCCGTTCTTGTCGGTCTTGGCATTTACTCCTCCATCCAATAAATTTTATGCGCTTTCAACTTAAAAGCATCTTGTGACTTTGCCCTGGCTTTCATGAGCATCCCCGAAACCATGAGCACCTTACCCACTTTCTCGCTCAAATGGACTTGAGCCTTGTTCGGTGTCCATTCAACATCGATGCGGAAGCCGCCGTCATCGACCCACAGGGGAAAAAGCACATACTTCTCGCCCCTTGGAGTATAGACGACTTCCGGCTTTGTCTTCATCGTTCCCGTGAGAAAAACCCTGTTCACGCAAACTCGCCTTCCAGCTCGTCGAAGGAAACCTGATCGGGTGGTTTCTTCGGCCCTTCGTTCTTCTCATCCACGTTCACGAAAAGATGTCTCAAAACGGGATCAAGGGTCCGGTAGAACTTGCCCATAGTTGCCACGTTTCCCTCGTCCATATCGAGGAGAAAAAATATATAGTGGCCCCTGTCTTTCTTCTTGATGGGATACGCGAGCCTTCTCACGGCCCAATCGTCCTGCCGCACAATCGCGGCGCCCGCCTTCTCCAGGTTACCGAGTATCCTCTTGAGGAGCTCCTCTTCCTCTTCCTTGGCGAGGTCCGGGCTTAATATAACAATATTTTCGTACCTTCCCACTGTACTCTCCTTTCCTTATGATCTTTGTAGAGCTGCTACTGTGTTCTTGTCTACTTTGACTCTCACCTTCTCCGCGATCTCTATGGTAACCGCGTCATCGGTAATGCCTGTTATTGTACCATACAAACCACCTGAAGTAATTATTTTATCACCCTTCTTCAGGTTCTCGAGAAAGCTCCGGTGTTCCTTGGCCCTCTTTTGCTGAGGCCTGATCATAAGGAAATAGAAAATCCCCACAATGGCGACCAAAAGAACAATCGACATGTACTGGCCTCCTCCGGCCTGACCTGAAGCCCCCGGATTAGTGCCCATTGCATACGCTACGTTCAACATTATCATCGTGTTCACCTCCTTCGTATCTGGTTTTAAATGCCTTGCAAAATACATCAAATGCGCCTTGACCAATGGCCTCGCGCATCCGTTTCATGAATTCCGTGTAGAAGAAAACGTTATGGATCGTATTGAGATAGAAGCTCGTCAATTCATGAGAAACGAGCAGGTGCCTCAAATAGGCCCTCGAATATGTCCTGC contains these protein-coding regions:
- the yajC gene encoding preprotein translocase subunit YajC — its product is MIMLNVAYAMGTNPGASGQAGGGQYMSIVLLVAIVGIFYFLMIRPQQKRAKEHRSFLENLKKGDKIITSGGLYGTITGITDDAVTIEIAEKVRVKVDKNTVAALQRS
- a CDS encoding CDP-alcohol phosphatidyltransferase family protein — translated: MNVPNLLSIFRLFITIFFILAVYHDRLNYALYLFILQGITDLLDGFIARVFGLKTTLGAFLDPLADKTMLIAAFVMLSFKNILPSWLLILVLLRDMVIAGGFLFLYRLARTVKPVPTILGKITTVSQIAVILYFLWFVSGRFDAAFIYAAAFFTVISGCHYVLVGIRLLRSGKVDQSPAN
- the rpsR gene encoding 30S ribosomal protein S18, which encodes MPRPTRTARPARSQDGQKKRMYVRRRVCRFCQDANLAIDYKDPKMLKFYITERGKIMPRRMTGTCANHQRKLKEAIKMARHIAFLPFTTLTR
- the gap gene encoding type I glyceraldehyde-3-phosphate dehydrogenase; translation: MPVKVAINGFGRIGRLVLRAGLKNKDVEFVAINDITDPKTLAHLLKYDSIHGIIDADIKAKDNAIAVNGVDIKTFQTKEPEKLPWKDLGIDVVLESTGKFTDREGGEKHLSAGAKKVVVSAPAKKPDVTFVFGVNEEVYDKGKHNIISMGSCTTNCLAPVAKILQREFGIEYGLMTTIHAYTNDQRIHDEPHSDLRRARAAALSMIPTTTGAAKAMSEVMPELKGKLDGISIRVPTPNVSVVDFVATLSTKTTKDEINAKFRAYAEGPMKGILACCDEPLVSKDFNGNKHSSIIDLENTYVIGGNMAKVLSWYDNEWGFSNRMCELLSFVMK
- the rpsF gene encoding 30S ribosomal protein S6, with product MGRYENIVILSPDLAKEEEEELLKRILGNLEKAGAAIVRQDDWAVRRLAYPIKKKDRGHYIFFLLDMDEGNVATMGKFYRTLDPVLRHLFVNVDEKNEGPKKPPDQVSFDELEGEFA
- the rplI gene encoding 50S ribosomal protein L9, whose protein sequence is MKLILTEDVRGTGKKGDTVSVKDGYGRNFLIPRGFAIPASEGNVTRLDSIVRGLDNKRKRDMKNAEDQRAQLEELSLVLKMRAGSDGRLFGSVTHKDIAEAIKNACSLEIDKKAIRIDEPIKMTGSHTVSIHLTQDVNASVKIEVEKQEE
- the dnaB gene encoding replicative DNA helicase, producing MARPQKNTRETNQTTSRVPPQNIEAEQSLLGGVLVDAEAINKVADIVGPADFYRDAHGKIYEMMLDLYERNDAIDLITVSSLARDKGILEGIGGVTYLNTLVDLMPSAANIAHYAKMIKEKALLRSLMNVATEIIEKGFETDANVDGYIDEAERMIFQVAENKFKPAFYSIKDFVMENVKTIERLYEKKQTVTGIPTGFSELDRLTSGLQNSDLIVVAGRPSMGKTAFAMNIAQHVATIKEASVPVGIFSMEMSKEQLVTRLLSSESEIEHSKLRTGTLSRAEWPKLAEAAGRLSDALMYIDDSPSLSVLELRARSRRLKKEHGLGLIVVDYLQLMRGRTGTDRREQEISEISRFLKALAKELYVPIIAISQLNRAPEQREKENKRPRLADLRESGAIEQDADVIMFIYRDEVYNKDKEDNKGIAEVIIGKQRNGPTDTVELAFIDKLTTFKNLYRE